A DNA window from Stutzerimonas stutzeri contains the following coding sequences:
- a CDS encoding polynucleotide adenylyltransferase PcnB, protein MLKKLFQSFRLPLRRIPHPRRTPEILSSRQHSLHRNEISRYAVSVVERLQQAGYEAYVVGGCVRDLLLQLNPKDYDVATSATPEQVRAEFRNARVIGRRFKLVHVHFGREIIEVATFRANHPEEDDDDASHMASRNESGRILRDNIYGTLEDDAQRRDFTINALYYDPTTERILDHTRGVHDIRNRLIRLIGDPEQRYQEDPVRMLRAVRFAAKLDFEIERHSAEPIVDLADLLDGIPSARLFDEILKLFLGGKAERTFELLLEYDLFAPLFPASAAALERDPEYAGTLIRNALANTDLRIQQGKPVTPAFLFAALLWPALPARVQELQDRGMPPIPAMQEAAHDIIWEQCQRTAIPKRFTMPMREIWDMQERLPRRQGRRADQLLENPRFRAGYDFLLLRESAGEQTGGLGDWWTDYQEASESERRNMIRGLSNKDEAGGAKKRRRGGRRRRAPGDSAATPAE, encoded by the coding sequence ATGCTGAAAAAGCTGTTCCAGTCTTTTCGTCTTCCTCTGCGCCGTATCCCGCATCCCCGCCGCACACCTGAAATTCTGTCCAGCCGGCAGCATTCCCTGCATCGCAACGAGATCAGTCGTTACGCGGTGAGCGTGGTCGAACGGCTGCAGCAGGCTGGTTACGAGGCCTATGTCGTGGGCGGCTGCGTGCGCGATCTGCTGCTGCAGCTGAACCCCAAGGATTACGACGTCGCCACCAGCGCGACGCCCGAGCAGGTGCGTGCCGAGTTCCGCAACGCACGGGTGATTGGGCGACGGTTCAAGCTGGTGCATGTGCATTTCGGTCGCGAGATCATTGAAGTCGCCACCTTCCGCGCCAACCATCCCGAAGAGGATGACGATGACGCCAGCCATATGGCATCGCGTAATGAGAGCGGGCGCATCCTGCGCGACAACATCTATGGCACGCTCGAGGACGACGCCCAGCGCCGCGACTTCACCATTAACGCGCTGTATTACGATCCGACCACGGAACGCATTCTCGATCACACCCGCGGTGTGCATGATATCCGCAACCGCCTGATTCGGCTGATTGGTGACCCCGAGCAACGCTATCAGGAAGACCCGGTGCGCATGCTGCGCGCGGTGCGCTTCGCCGCCAAACTCGACTTTGAGATCGAGCGCCACAGCGCCGAACCCATCGTCGATCTGGCCGACCTGCTCGACGGCATTCCCTCGGCCCGTCTGTTCGACGAAATACTCAAGCTGTTCCTCGGTGGCAAGGCCGAGCGCACCTTCGAGCTGCTGCTCGAATACGACCTTTTCGCCCCGCTGTTCCCGGCGAGCGCAGCGGCCCTGGAGCGCGACCCGGAATACGCCGGTACGCTGATCCGCAACGCGCTGGCCAATACCGACCTGCGTATCCAGCAAGGCAAGCCGGTCACGCCCGCCTTCCTTTTCGCCGCACTGCTCTGGCCTGCCCTGCCCGCTCGCGTGCAGGAACTGCAGGATCGTGGCATGCCGCCGATCCCGGCGATGCAGGAAGCCGCGCACGACATCATCTGGGAGCAGTGCCAGCGCACCGCCATTCCCAAACGCTTCACCATGCCCATGCGCGAAATCTGGGATATGCAGGAGCGCCTGCCACGTCGCCAGGGTCGCCGCGCCGACCAGCTGCTGGAAAACCCCCGCTTCCGTGCCGGTTACGACTTCCTCCTGCTGCGTGAAAGCGCCGGTGAGCAGACCGGGGGCCTGGGTGACTGGTGGACCGACTACCAGGAAGCCAGCGAAAGCGAGCGGCGCAACATGATTCGCGGGCTCAGCAATAAAGACGAAGCGGGCGGAGCGAAAAAACGCCGCCGCGGCGGACGTCGCCGGCGGGCTCCGGGCGACAGCGCCGCCACCCCGGCCGAGTAA
- the folK gene encoding 2-amino-4-hydroxy-6-hydroxymethyldihydropteridine diphosphokinase: protein MERVYIGLGSNLADPQQQLRGALQALAELSQSNLAAVSSLYASDPLGPADQPRYVNAVAALDTSLAPLALLDALQCIELAQGRERKAKRWGPRTLDLDMLLFGDRLIDEPRLKVPHYHMQARAFVLYPLAEIAPAELVLADGRRLTDLLAACPFSGLERLSSDSVTVAVTNVTCG from the coding sequence ATGGAACGCGTCTATATCGGCCTGGGGAGCAACCTGGCCGATCCGCAACAACAACTGCGCGGCGCCCTCCAGGCGCTGGCAGAGCTCTCGCAAAGCAACCTGGCGGCAGTCTCGTCACTCTATGCCAGCGATCCACTTGGGCCAGCCGACCAGCCACGCTACGTCAATGCTGTTGCTGCCCTGGACACCAGCCTCGCACCGCTCGCCCTGCTCGACGCCCTGCAGTGCATCGAACTGGCCCAGGGCCGCGAACGCAAAGCCAAACGCTGGGGACCACGCACGCTGGATCTGGATATGCTGCTGTTCGGCGACCGCCTGATTGACGAGCCGCGCCTCAAGGTTCCGCACTATCACATGCAGGCCCGCGCATTCGTGCTCTACCCATTGGCCGAGATTGCGCCGGCGGAACTGGTGCTAGCAGACGGTCGGCGACTCACCGATCTGCTCGCAGCCTGCCCATTCAGCGGCCTGGAGCGCCTCTCCAGCGACAGTGTCACCGTCGCGGTAACGAACGTAACGTGCGGGTAA
- a CDS encoding sensor histidine kinase: MQTSFSLSHLILISAAYLFMLFGVAWVSERGLIPRWVIRHPLTYTLSLGVYASAWAFYGTVGLAYQYGYGFLATYLGVCGAFLLAPVLLYPILRITRTYQLSSLADLVAFRFRSTWSGALTTIVMLIGMLPLLALQIQAVADAIGILTLEPLQERVALGYCLMIMLFTILFGARHIATREKHEGLVFAIAFESIVKLVTFGAIGLYALYVVFGGPHQLEIWLLQNQSALQALHTPLQEGPWRTLLLVFFASAIVMPHMYHMTFTENLNPRGLVSASWGLPLYLLLMSLAVPLILWAGLKLGVSTNPEYFTLGLGIAAQSETLALLAFVGGLSASSGLIIVSTLALSGMALNHLVLPLYQPSSEGNIYRWLKWTRRSLIFAIIMAGYGFYLLLGAEQDLSNLGIVAFVATLQFLPGVLSVLYWPTANRRGYIAGLLGGIGVWMVTMLLPLVGNLDGFYIPLFNVVYVLDDTSWHLAAIASLAVNVLAFSLFSIFTETSPEEQSAAEACAVENVRRPQRRELMAASPQEFATQLAKPLGAKTAQREVEQALRDLQLPFDEHRPYALRRLRDRIEANLSGLMGPSVAQDIVENFLAYKNGAEGYITEDIHFIESRLEEYHSRLTGLAAELDALRRYHRQTLQELPMGVCSLAKDQEILMWNRALEELTEIPALQVVGSRLSTIAEPWRSLLSDFIEQADEHLHKQRLAHNGHRRCLNLHKAAIAEPLAPGNSGLVLLVEDLTETQQLEDRLVHSERLASIGRLAAGVAHEIGNPITGIACLAQNLREERDGDGEIVEISGQIIEQTKRVSRIVQSLMSFAHAGERQHQLYPVSLAQATQDAIGLLSLNRNRTEVQFVNICDPEHFAEGDPQRLAQVLINLLSNARDASPQGGVIRISSEVAEQTVYLLVEDEGEGIPKDIQDRLFEPFFTTKDPGEGTGLGLALVYSIIEEHYGQIDIDSPADPETQRGTRFRITLPRHVEASHAVS, encoded by the coding sequence ATGCAGACGAGCTTTAGCCTGAGCCACCTGATCCTGATCAGCGCCGCCTACCTGTTCATGCTGTTCGGCGTCGCCTGGGTCAGCGAACGCGGCCTGATTCCGCGCTGGGTCATCCGTCATCCACTGACCTACACCCTATCGCTGGGCGTCTATGCCAGCGCCTGGGCCTTCTACGGCACCGTCGGCCTGGCCTATCAGTACGGCTATGGTTTTCTCGCCACCTATCTGGGCGTCTGCGGCGCCTTTCTGCTGGCGCCGGTGCTGCTCTATCCGATTCTGCGCATCACCCGCACCTACCAGCTGTCGTCACTCGCCGACCTGGTGGCGTTCCGTTTCCGCAGCACCTGGAGCGGCGCCCTGACCACCATCGTCATGCTGATCGGCATGCTGCCGTTGCTCGCCCTGCAGATCCAGGCGGTGGCCGATGCCATCGGCATCCTCACCCTCGAACCGCTGCAAGAGCGCGTGGCGCTGGGCTACTGCCTGATGATCATGCTGTTCACCATTCTTTTCGGTGCCCGTCACATCGCCACGCGGGAAAAACATGAAGGACTGGTGTTCGCCATCGCCTTCGAATCCATCGTCAAACTGGTGACCTTCGGTGCGATCGGCCTCTATGCCCTTTATGTGGTATTCGGCGGCCCGCATCAGCTGGAGATCTGGCTGCTGCAGAACCAGTCGGCCTTGCAGGCATTGCACACACCTTTGCAGGAAGGCCCCTGGCGCACGCTGCTGCTGGTGTTCTTCGCCTCAGCCATCGTGATGCCGCACATGTACCACATGACCTTTACCGAAAACCTCAACCCACGCGGCCTGGTCAGTGCCAGCTGGGGTTTGCCGCTCTATCTGCTGCTGATGAGCCTGGCCGTACCGCTGATTCTCTGGGCCGGCCTCAAGCTTGGGGTGAGCACCAACCCGGAGTACTTCACCCTCGGCCTGGGGATCGCCGCGCAGAGCGAGACGTTGGCGCTACTGGCGTTCGTTGGCGGCCTGTCAGCCTCCAGTGGGTTGATCATCGTCAGCACCCTGGCGCTGTCGGGTATGGCGCTCAACCATCTGGTGCTGCCGCTGTATCAGCCATCCAGCGAAGGCAACATCTATCGCTGGCTGAAGTGGACACGCCGCAGCCTGATCTTCGCCATCATCATGGCCGGCTACGGTTTCTACCTGCTGCTCGGCGCCGAGCAGGATTTGTCCAACCTCGGCATCGTCGCCTTCGTCGCCACCCTGCAGTTCCTTCCAGGCGTGCTTTCGGTGCTCTACTGGCCGACGGCCAATCGGCGTGGCTACATCGCCGGCCTGCTGGGCGGCATCGGCGTCTGGATGGTAACCATGCTGTTGCCGCTGGTAGGCAATCTGGATGGTTTCTACATACCGTTATTCAACGTCGTCTACGTGCTGGATGACACCAGTTGGCACCTGGCTGCGATCGCCTCGCTAGCAGTCAACGTACTGGCGTTCTCGTTGTTCTCCATCTTCACCGAAACCAGTCCCGAAGAGCAGAGTGCTGCCGAAGCCTGCGCTGTGGAGAATGTCCGCCGCCCACAACGTCGCGAGCTGATGGCTGCCTCGCCGCAGGAGTTCGCTACCCAGCTGGCCAAGCCTCTCGGCGCCAAGACCGCCCAGCGCGAAGTGGAACAGGCACTGCGCGATCTGCAATTGCCCTTCGACGAGCACCGCCCCTACGCTCTGCGCCGCCTGCGCGACCGTATTGAAGCCAACCTTTCCGGCCTGATGGGCCCCAGCGTGGCGCAAGACATCGTCGAGAACTTCCTGGCCTACAAAAACGGTGCCGAGGGCTACATCACCGAAGATATTCACTTCATCGAGAGCCGTCTGGAGGAGTACCACTCGCGCCTGACCGGCCTGGCCGCTGAACTCGATGCCCTGCGCCGCTATCACCGGCAAACACTGCAGGAACTGCCCATGGGCGTCTGCTCGCTGGCCAAGGATCAGGAAATCCTCATGTGGAACCGCGCCCTCGAAGAGCTCACCGAGATTCCCGCGCTGCAGGTAGTCGGCTCGCGCCTGTCGACCATCGCCGAGCCCTGGCGCAGCCTGCTGAGCGATTTCATTGAGCAAGCCGACGAGCACCTGCACAAGCAACGCCTGGCGCACAATGGCCATCGCCGCTGCCTCAACCTGCACAAGGCAGCCATTGCCGAGCCACTGGCGCCGGGTAATAGCGGCCTGGTGCTGCTGGTCGAAGACCTGACCGAAACCCAGCAGCTTGAGGACCGCCTGGTGCACTCCGAACGCCTGGCCAGCATCGGCCGCCTGGCAGCCGGTGTTGCGCACGAAATCGGCAATCCGATCACCGGCATCGCCTGCCTGGCGCAGAACCTGCGGGAAGAGCGCGACGGTGATGGCGAAATCGTTGAGATCAGCGGCCAGATCATCGAGCAAACCAAGCGCGTCTCGCGCATTGTGCAATCGCTGATGAGCTTCGCCCATGCCGGCGAGCGCCAGCACCAGCTGTATCCGGTGAGCCTGGCGCAAGCCACGCAAGATGCCATCGGCCTGCTCTCGCTCAACCGCAATCGCACCGAGGTGCAGTTCGTCAACATCTGCGATCCGGAGCATTTTGCCGAAGGCGACCCGCAACGCCTCGCGCAAGTACTGATCAACCTGCTTTCCAATGCCCGCGACGCGTCGCCGCAAGGCGGCGTGATCCGTATCAGCAGCGAGGTCGCCGAGCAGACCGTGTATCTGCTGGTCGAGGACGAAGGCGAGGGGATTCCCAAGGACATTCAGGATCGACTGTTCGAACCGTTTTTCACCACCAAGGACCCAGGCGAAGGCACCGGCCTGGGCCTCGCGCTGGTCTATTCGATCATTGAAGAGCATTATGGCCAGATCGATATCGACAGCCCGGCCGACCCGGAAACACAGCGCGGCACCCGTTTTCGCATCACCCTGCCGCGGCATGTCGAAGCGTCCCATGCCGTAAGTTGA
- a CDS encoding sigma-54-dependent transcriptional regulator yields the protein MSHILIVEDETIIRSALRRLLERNQYEVSEAGSVQEAQERYSIPGFDLIVSDLRLPGAPGTELIKLAEGTPVLIMTSYASLRSAVDSMKMGAVDYIAKPFDHDEMLQTVARILSDHQHNAATQAQPARNTSAASGEADRDDIGIIGHCAPMQDMFGKIRKVAPTDSNVLIQGESGTGKELVARALHNLSRRAKAPMISVNCAAIPETLIESELFGHEKGAFTGASAGRAGLVEAADGGTLFLDEIGELPLEAQARLLRVLQEGEIRRVGSVQSQKVDVRLIAATHRDLKTLAKTGQFREDLYYRLHVIALKLPPLRERGSDVLEIAEAFLARQGERMGSDDLHFSRDAEQAIRHYSWPGNVRELENAIERAAILSESPEIDAELLGIDIELDELDDDFDEPLGSIRGIASSNEPTEDLSLEDYFQHFVLEHQDHMTETELARKLGISRKCLWERRQRLGIPRRKSSSAAG from the coding sequence ATGTCACACATTCTGATCGTCGAAGACGAAACCATCATCCGCTCTGCCCTGCGACGCCTGCTTGAGCGCAACCAGTACGAGGTCAGCGAAGCCGGCTCGGTGCAGGAGGCACAGGAGCGCTACAGCATTCCGGGTTTCGACCTCATCGTCAGCGACCTAAGACTACCCGGCGCGCCCGGCACAGAGCTGATCAAGCTCGCCGAAGGCACGCCAGTGCTGATCATGACCAGCTATGCCAGTCTGCGCTCGGCTGTGGACTCGATGAAGATGGGCGCGGTCGACTACATCGCCAAACCATTCGATCACGACGAGATGCTGCAGACCGTGGCACGCATTCTCAGCGACCATCAGCACAACGCCGCGACACAGGCGCAACCCGCGCGTAACACGAGCGCCGCATCAGGCGAAGCTGATCGGGACGACATCGGCATCATCGGCCACTGCGCGCCCATGCAGGATATGTTCGGCAAGATTCGCAAGGTCGCCCCGACCGACTCCAACGTGCTGATTCAGGGCGAGTCGGGCACCGGCAAGGAATTGGTCGCCCGTGCGCTGCACAACCTTTCACGACGCGCCAAGGCCCCGATGATTTCGGTCAACTGCGCCGCCATCCCGGAAACACTGATCGAGTCCGAACTGTTCGGCCATGAAAAAGGTGCCTTCACCGGCGCCAGTGCGGGCCGCGCCGGCCTGGTCGAAGCAGCGGATGGTGGCACACTGTTCCTCGACGAGATCGGCGAACTGCCACTGGAGGCGCAGGCACGCCTGCTGCGGGTATTGCAGGAAGGCGAGATCCGCCGGGTTGGCTCGGTGCAATCGCAGAAGGTCGATGTGCGCCTGATTGCAGCTACGCACCGCGACCTGAAAACCCTGGCCAAGACCGGGCAGTTCCGTGAAGACCTCTACTACCGACTGCACGTCATCGCGCTCAAGCTACCGCCGCTGCGCGAGCGCGGGAGTGACGTGCTGGAGATCGCCGAGGCGTTCCTCGCACGCCAGGGCGAACGCATGGGCAGCGATGATCTGCACTTCTCCCGCGATGCCGAGCAGGCGATCCGTCATTACTCCTGGCCAGGCAACGTGCGCGAGCTGGAAAACGCAATCGAACGCGCGGCAATTCTTAGCGAAAGCCCGGAAATCGATGCCGAGCTGCTTGGCATCGACATCGAGCTTGATGAGTTGGACGACGACTTCGACGAGCCCCTCGGCAGCATCCGCGGTATAGCCAGCAGCAACGAGCCGACCGAGGACCTGTCGCTGGAGGATTACTTCCAGCACTTCGTGCTCGAACATCAGGACCACATGACCGAAACCGAGCTGGCTCGCAAGCTGGGCATCAGCCGGAAATGCCTATGGGAACGGCGCCAGCGCCTGGGTATCCCACGCCGCAAATCGAGTAGCGCTGCTGGGTAA
- the panB gene encoding 3-methyl-2-oxobutanoate hydroxymethyltransferase yields the protein MPDVTLTTLQGLKHKREKIVMLTCYDATFAKTACDAGVEMLLIGDSLGMVLQGHDSTLPVTVADMAYHTASVKRGNRGAMIVADLPFMANATTEQTLNNSAVLMQAGAHMIKLEGTAWLAESIRLLAERGIPVCAHMGLTPQAVNLFGGYKVQGREEAQAQQMLADAKALEAAGAAMLLLECVPSDLAARITQAVGIPVIGIGAGSDTDGQVLVLHDMLGLSLSSRVPKFVKNFMREHGDIPSAIAGYVKAVKATEFPAAEHGFSA from the coding sequence ATGCCAGACGTAACCCTGACCACGCTGCAAGGACTCAAGCACAAGCGCGAGAAGATCGTCATGCTCACCTGCTATGACGCCACCTTCGCCAAGACCGCCTGCGATGCGGGCGTCGAGATGCTTTTGATCGGCGACTCACTCGGCATGGTCCTGCAAGGTCACGACAGCACCTTGCCAGTCACCGTCGCCGACATGGCCTACCACACCGCCAGCGTCAAACGCGGCAACCGTGGCGCGATGATCGTTGCCGACCTGCCATTCATGGCTAACGCCACGACTGAGCAGACCCTGAACAACTCGGCCGTGCTGATGCAGGCCGGCGCGCACATGATCAAGCTCGAAGGCACTGCCTGGCTGGCCGAGTCGATCCGGCTTCTGGCCGAGCGTGGCATTCCGGTCTGCGCCCACATGGGGCTGACGCCTCAGGCCGTTAACCTCTTCGGCGGTTACAAGGTCCAAGGCCGCGAAGAAGCCCAGGCGCAGCAAATGCTGGCAGACGCCAAAGCGCTGGAAGCCGCTGGCGCCGCGATGTTACTGCTCGAATGCGTCCCCAGCGATCTCGCCGCGCGCATTACTCAGGCGGTGGGCATTCCGGTGATCGGCATCGGCGCCGGCAGCGACACCGACGGCCAGGTGTTGGTGCTGCACGATATGCTCGGGCTTTCGCTCAGCAGTCGTGTACCGAAGTTCGTCAAGAACTTCATGCGCGAGCACGGCGACATCCCTTCCGCCATTGCCGGCTATGTAAAAGCGGTCAAGGCCACCGAATTTCCCGCAGCCGAGCACGGTTTCTCCGCATGA
- the gluQRS gene encoding tRNA glutamyl-Q(34) synthetase GluQRS has protein sequence MPSATPAPTDRYVGRFAPTPSGYLHFGSLVAALASYLDARAVGGRWLLRMEDIDPPREMPGAQKAIVDTLLSYGFEWDGEMLCQSERHAAYRTAIERLLDEGLAYACTCSRKQLADYPGPYPGFCRDAGNGLEDAAIRLRLPDRECGFIDRVQGEFRQHLGREVGDFVICRRDGLIAYQLAVVLDDAWQGVTDVVRGADLLDSTPRQLYLQEVLGLPQPRYLHLPLIIQPDGHKLGKSYRSPPLQPHEASPLLLRALRALGQLPAAELNDALPSEILGWAVSHWDAERIPRTRTLAEAQLR, from the coding sequence ATGCCCTCTGCCACCCCTGCCCCTACTGATCGCTACGTCGGCCGTTTTGCCCCGACGCCCAGTGGTTACCTGCATTTCGGCTCGCTGGTCGCGGCCCTTGCTTCGTACCTGGATGCCCGCGCGGTCGGCGGTCGCTGGCTGCTACGCATGGAGGACATCGATCCGCCGCGGGAAATGCCGGGCGCGCAGAAGGCCATCGTCGATACGCTCTTGAGTTACGGCTTCGAATGGGACGGCGAGATGCTGTGCCAGAGCGAGCGGCACGCGGCATATCGCACCGCAATTGAGCGATTGCTCGATGAAGGGCTGGCCTATGCCTGCACCTGCTCGCGCAAGCAGCTCGCAGACTACCCTGGTCCCTACCCCGGCTTTTGCCGCGACGCCGGGAACGGCCTCGAAGATGCAGCCATTCGCCTGCGGCTACCGGACCGCGAGTGTGGCTTCATCGATCGCGTGCAGGGCGAGTTTCGTCAGCACCTGGGTCGCGAGGTTGGTGATTTCGTAATCTGCCGCCGCGACGGCCTGATCGCCTACCAGCTCGCCGTGGTGCTGGACGATGCCTGGCAAGGTGTCACCGACGTCGTGCGTGGCGCCGATCTGCTCGACTCCACGCCGCGCCAGCTCTACCTGCAGGAAGTATTGGGCCTGCCGCAACCACGCTATCTGCACCTGCCGCTGATCATCCAGCCGGACGGCCACAAGCTGGGCAAGAGCTACCGCTCGCCACCGTTGCAGCCCCACGAGGCGAGCCCGCTGCTGCTGCGCGCACTGCGCGCCCTCGGCCAGCTGCCGGCAGCAGAACTGAACGATGCGCTGCCAAGCGAAATCCTCGGCTGGGCGGTTAGTCACTGGGATGCCGAACGTATCCCGCGCACCCGGACTCTGGCTGAGGCGCAGCTGCGTTGA
- a CDS encoding pyridoxal phosphate-dependent aminotransferase, whose translation MTSSYSARSRAIEPFHVMALLERANQLQVQGHDVIHLEIGEPDFTTAAPIVAAGQAALAAGHTRYTPARGLPQLREAIAGFYVQRYGLTIDPERILITPGGSGALLLAASLLVDPGKHWLLADPGYPCNRHFLRLVEGTAQLVPVGPEVRYQLTPELVERYWDRDSVGALVASPANPTGTLLERDELARLSGALKERGGHLVVDEIYHGLTYGVDAASVLEVDDGAFVLNSFSKYFGMTGWRLGWLVAPPAAVPELEKLAQNLYISAPSMAQHAALACFEPATLEILKARRCEFARRRDFLLPALRELGFGIAVEPQGAFYLYADISAFGGDAYAFCQHMLEIEFVAITPGLDFGRFQAGHHVRFAYTQDLPRLEQAVARIARGLRSWQS comes from the coding sequence ATGACCTCGTCATACAGTGCGCGCAGCCGCGCAATCGAACCTTTCCACGTCATGGCGCTTTTGGAGCGGGCCAACCAGCTGCAAGTTCAAGGCCACGACGTCATTCATCTGGAAATTGGCGAACCGGACTTCACCACCGCAGCGCCTATCGTCGCTGCAGGGCAGGCCGCATTGGCGGCCGGGCACACACGTTACACACCCGCCCGCGGCCTGCCGCAGCTGCGTGAAGCCATTGCCGGCTTCTACGTGCAACGCTATGGATTAACCATTGACCCCGAACGCATCCTGATTACGCCCGGTGGCTCCGGTGCGCTGCTGCTGGCGGCGAGCCTGCTGGTGGATCCGGGCAAGCACTGGTTGCTCGCCGATCCGGGCTACCCCTGCAATCGGCATTTCCTGCGGCTAGTCGAGGGTACTGCGCAATTGGTGCCGGTCGGCCCCGAGGTTCGCTATCAGCTGACCCCGGAGCTGGTCGAGCGCTACTGGGACCGCGACAGTGTCGGTGCGCTGGTCGCGTCGCCGGCCAATCCGACGGGCACGCTGCTGGAGCGCGACGAACTGGCCCGGCTGTCCGGGGCGCTGAAAGAACGTGGCGGTCATCTGGTGGTTGATGAGATCTACCACGGGCTGACTTATGGCGTCGATGCGGCCAGCGTGCTGGAGGTCGATGACGGCGCGTTCGTGCTCAACAGCTTTTCCAAGTACTTCGGCATGACCGGCTGGCGCCTGGGCTGGCTGGTGGCGCCGCCGGCTGCCGTTCCGGAGCTGGAAAAGCTTGCGCAAAACCTCTACATCAGCGCGCCAAGCATGGCCCAGCACGCAGCCCTGGCCTGCTTCGAACCGGCGACGCTGGAGATACTCAAGGCGCGACGCTGCGAATTCGCCCGTCGGCGAGACTTCCTGTTACCAGCCCTGCGCGAGCTGGGCTTCGGCATCGCGGTCGAGCCGCAAGGGGCGTTCTATCTGTATGCCGATATCAGTGCGTTCGGCGGCGATGCCTACGCATTCTGCCAACATATGCTGGAAATCGAATTCGTCGCGATCACCCCGGGATTGGATTTTGGCCGCTTCCAGGCCGGGCATCATGTGCGCTTTGCCTACACCCAAGACCTGCCTCGTCTGGAGCAAGCCGTCGCGCGCATCGCCCGTGGCTTGCGTAGCTGGCAATCCTGA
- the sfsA gene encoding DNA/RNA nuclease SfsA, protein MRFAQALEQGRLVRRYKRFLADIITDEGEALCIHCPNTGSMLNCMEEGARLWFQRSNDPRRKLPGTWELVETPQGRLACVNTARANPLVEEALLNGQIAELAGFTALKREVAYGTENSRVDFRLDYAGVAAFVEVKSVTLGFADTAVAAFPDAVTARGTRHLRELAALARAGVRAVQLYCVNLSGVEAVRPAGEIDPVYAAALLEAVAAGVEVLAYGVELSPSELRIGARLPVLL, encoded by the coding sequence ATGCGCTTCGCTCAAGCGCTGGAACAGGGGCGACTGGTCAGGCGTTACAAGCGCTTTCTCGCCGATATCATCACGGATGAAGGCGAGGCGTTGTGTATTCACTGCCCCAACACCGGGTCGATGCTCAACTGCATGGAGGAAGGCGCGCGGCTGTGGTTCCAACGCAGCAACGACCCTCGGCGCAAGCTGCCTGGCACCTGGGAACTGGTTGAAACGCCGCAGGGGCGCTTGGCTTGCGTGAATACGGCACGGGCCAATCCGTTGGTCGAGGAGGCGCTGCTGAACGGGCAGATCGCCGAGTTGGCGGGGTTTACGGCGCTAAAACGTGAAGTCGCCTATGGAACGGAGAACAGCCGGGTGGATTTTCGCCTCGACTATGCTGGCGTTGCCGCATTCGTTGAGGTCAAGAGCGTCACCCTCGGGTTTGCCGATACGGCTGTTGCAGCGTTTCCCGATGCGGTGACTGCGCGTGGCACCAGGCACCTGCGTGAACTGGCGGCGCTGGCTCGGGCGGGGGTACGCGCCGTGCAACTGTACTGCGTCAATCTCAGTGGTGTCGAAGCGGTTCGGCCCGCGGGCGAGATCGATCCGGTATATGCCGCAGCGCTGCTGGAGGCAGTGGCGGCTGGGGTCGAGGTGCTTGCTTACGGCGTCGAGCTGTCCCCATCAGAGCTGCGGATTGGCGCTCGGCTACCGGTGTTGCTCTGA
- the dksA gene encoding RNA polymerase-binding protein DksA — MPITKDTPSNKQLIRAFEPYKESKGDEYMSDKMRAHFTGILNKWKQELMEEVDRTVHHMQDEAANFPDPADRASQEEEFSLELRARDRERKLIKKIDETLQLIEDNEYGWCDSCGVEIGIRRLEARPTATLCIDCKTLAEIKEKQIGS; from the coding sequence ATGCCCATTACCAAAGATACACCGTCGAACAAGCAACTGATTCGCGCCTTCGAGCCCTATAAGGAAAGCAAGGGCGACGAATACATGAGCGACAAGATGCGCGCCCACTTCACTGGCATCCTGAACAAGTGGAAACAGGAGCTGATGGAAGAGGTCGATCGCACCGTGCACCACATGCAGGACGAGGCTGCCAATTTCCCTGATCCGGCCGACCGTGCCAGCCAGGAAGAAGAGTTCAGCCTGGAACTGCGCGCCCGCGACCGCGAGCGCAAGCTGATCAAGAAGATCGACGAGACGCTGCAGCTGATCGAAGACAACGAGTACGGCTGGTGCGACTCCTGCGGCGTCGAGATCGGCATCCGCCGACTCGAAGCTCGCCCCACCGCCACGCTCTGCATCGACTGCAAGACGCTGGCGGAGATCAAGGAAAAGCAGATCGGTTCCTGA